In one window of Actinomycetes bacterium DNA:
- a CDS encoding cysteine desulfurase family protein, giving the protein QAEVVWLPVDRLGRARPQALREVLADDPESVALVTVMWANNEVGTVQPVAELAAVAREQGVPMHSDAVQAAGQLEVDFAASGLDALTLSGHKFGGPVGVGALLLGRGVDVVPVLHGGGQERDVRSGTLDVASIAGFAAAAATLPDERVGRATRVGALRDRLVEAVRAAVPDAQLNGDPDPAGRLPANAHFSFPGCEGDSLLLLLDARGIECSTGSACSAGIAQPSHVLLAMGADPATARASLRFSLGHTSAEADVQALADAIGPVVERARRAGLTTARSA; this is encoded by the coding sequence GCAGGCCGAGGTGGTGTGGCTGCCGGTCGACCGGCTCGGCCGGGCGCGTCCGCAGGCGCTGCGCGAGGTGCTGGCCGACGACCCCGAGTCCGTGGCGCTGGTCACGGTCATGTGGGCCAACAACGAGGTCGGCACCGTGCAGCCGGTGGCCGAGCTGGCCGCGGTGGCCCGCGAGCAGGGCGTGCCGATGCACTCCGACGCCGTCCAGGCCGCCGGCCAGCTCGAGGTCGACTTCGCGGCCAGCGGCCTGGACGCGCTGACACTGTCCGGGCACAAGTTCGGCGGTCCGGTGGGCGTCGGCGCGCTGCTGCTCGGCAGGGGGGTGGACGTCGTCCCGGTGCTGCACGGCGGTGGCCAGGAGCGCGACGTCCGGTCCGGCACCCTCGACGTTGCCTCGATCGCCGGGTTCGCCGCGGCGGCCGCCACGCTGCCGGACGAGCGGGTGGGCCGGGCCACCCGGGTGGGCGCCCTGCGGGACCGGCTGGTCGAGGCCGTGCGGGCGGCCGTCCCGGACGCCCAGCTCAACGGCGACCCCGACCCGGCCGGCCGGCTGCCCGCCAACGCGCACTTCTCCTTCCCCGGCTGCGAGGGCGACTCCCTGCTGCTGCTGCTCGACGCGCGCGGCATCGAGTGCTCCACCGGCTCCGCCTGCAGCGCCGGCATCGCTCAGCCCTCGCACGTGCTGCTGGCCATGGGGGCCGACCCGGCCACCGCGCGGGCTTCGTTGCGCTTCTCGCTGGGGCACACCTCGGCCGAGGCCGACGTCCAGGCGCTGGCCGACGCGATCGGCCCGGTCGTCGAGCGGGCCCGTCGGGCCGGGCTCACCACGGCGCGGAGCGCGTAG